A stretch of DNA from bacterium:
ACGGGCCGACGAATACCGCGCGGTGTTCGGCAAGGAATTCGCAGATGTCTACGCAGCCGAAATTTCATCGCTGGCCGAACAGGAGAGCGACGGACTCGTGGAGATCGGAAGCGACGGCAGTGTGAAGGTCCTGCCGCTCGGCCGGTTGCTCGTGCGCAGTATCGCAGCCGTATTTGATGCCTGG
This window harbors:
- a CDS encoding coproporphyrinogen III oxidase; this translates as RADEYRAVFGKEFADVYAAEISSLAEQESDGLVEIGSDGSVKVLPLGRLLVRSIAAVFDAWLDKDPAGRAFSRAV